The following proteins come from a genomic window of Triticum aestivum cultivar Chinese Spring chromosome 6A, IWGSC CS RefSeq v2.1, whole genome shotgun sequence:
- the LOC123130741 gene encoding subtilisin-like protease 1, producing the protein MHKFGTRSISISPGPSSLAFASSPMGYPGSLAALLLVVAAAATAVVAHNDHGEHKNYLVIVRTPYEYDRNLYKNVSSWHASLLASVCDQAKEQLDADPGAAERLIYSYRNVINGFAARLTPDELHRMGEKDWFLKALPEQTYQLTTTHTPRMLGLTGPLFHAGVWNRTNMGEGMIIGILDGGIAGAHPSFDGTGMPPPPAKWKGRCDFNRSVCNNKLIGARSFYESAKWRWEGIDDPVLPIDDSAHGTHVSSTAAGAFVPGANAMGSGFGTAAGMAPRAHLAFYQVCFVGKGCDRDDILAAIDDALDEGIDVLSMSLGADDAGDFAADPIALGGFSSVMRGVFVCTSAGNQGPSPATVANEAPWLLTVAAATTDRTFSADVKFGNGLVVNGESHYQPSTYMSVQQPLVIDTAPDGTCSDKTVLTAKQVAGKIVLCISGGNLTNLEKGSILHDAGAIAMIIVQPEESGLVILPKAHALPATQVESKWSDKIMAYVNSTQSPTAQLVFKGALLGNRMAPVVAPFSSRGPSRQNQGILKPDITGPGVNIIAAVPMPNGLAQPPNEMAYKFDIMSGTSMSTPHISGVAVLIKKAHPTWSPAAIKSAMMTTTDTRDGRRMPMLDQDGLPANLISMGAGYINPTRAMNPGLVYNQSAHDYIPYLCGLGYNDHEVSSIIHPAPPLSCKQLPVIHQKDLNYPSITVYLDKEPYVVNVSRALTNVDNDVGVYAASVELPPSLSAKVTPDILGFRDVNQVQTFTVTIRTKDGQKMKERIAEGQLKWVSRKHVVRSPILVSSKKFFKENSMANNGQRVGDS; encoded by the coding sequence ATGCACAAGTTTGGGACAAGAAGCATATCGATCTCTCCCGGCCCTTCGTCTCTAGCTTTTGCTTCTTCTCCGATGGGTTATCCGGGGAGCTTGGCCGCCCTCCTCCTCGTggtggccgccgccgccacggccgtcGTCGCCCACAACGACCACGGCGAGCACAAGAACTACCTCGTCATCGTGCGCACGCCGTACGAGTACGACCGGAACCTGTACAAGAACGTGTCGAGCTGGCACGCCTCGCTGCTGGCGTCCGTGTGCGACCAGGCCAAGGAGCAGCTCGACGCGGACCCGGGCGCCGCGGAGCGCCTCATCTACTCCTACCGCAACGTCATCAATGGCTTCGCCGCCCGCCTCACCCCCGACGAGCTGCACCGTATGGGCGAGAAGGACTGGTTCCTCAAGGCCTTGCCGGAGCAGACCTACCAGCTCACGACCACGCACACGCCGCGGATGCTTGGGCTCACCGGCCCCTTGTTCCACGCCGGCGTCTGGAACAGGACCAACATGGGGGAGGGGATGATCATCGGCATCCTcgacggcggcatcgccggcgCGCACCCGTCGTTCGACGGCACCGgcatgccgccgccgcccgccaagTGGAAGGGCCGCTGCGACTTCAACCGCTCCGTGTGCAACAACAAGCTCATCGGCGCGCGCTCCTTCTACGAGTCGGCCAAGTGGAGGTGGGAAGGGATCGACGACCCGGTCCTGCCCATCGACGACAGCGCGCACGGGACGCACGTGTCGAGCACGGCGGCCGGCGCGTTCGTGCCGGGAGCCAACGCCATGGGCAGCGGCTTCGGCACGGCGGCCGGCATGGCGCCCCGCGCGCACCTGGCCTTCTACCAGGTGTGCTTCGTGGGCAAGGGCTGCGACCGCGACGACATACTCGCGGCGATCGACGACGCCCTCGACGAGGGCATCGACGTGCTCTCCATGTCGCTCGGCGCTGATGACGCCGGAGACTTCGCCGCCGACCCCATTGCGCTGGGGGGATTCAGCAGCGTCATGAGAGGCGTCTTCGTCTGCACATCGGCTGGGAACCAAGGCCCGTCCCCGGCCACAGTTGCCAACGAGGCCCCGTGGCTGCTCACCGTGGCTGCGGCCACAACTGACCGGACTTTCTCTGCGGACGTCAAGTTTGGCAATGGGCTTGTGGTCAACGGCGAATCGCACTACCAGCCGAGCACCTACATGAGCGTGCAGCAGCCGTTGGTGATTGACACTGCCCCCGACGGCACGTGCTCGGACAAGACCGTCCTAACGGCCAAGCAAGTCGCCGGAAAGATAGTCCTTTGCATCTCCGGCGGCAACCTGACCAACCTCGAGAAGGGAAGCATCCTGCACGACGCCGGCGCTATCGCCATGATCATCGTTCAACCGGAGGAGTCTGGCTTGGTGATCTTACCCAAGGCGCATGCCCTCCCAGCAACGCAAGTAGAATCCAAGTGGTCGGACAAGATCATGGCGTACGTGAATTCCACGCAGAGCCCGACCGCCCAGCTGGTCTTCAAAGGGGCGTTGCTCGGCAACCGCATGGCGCCGGTCGTGGCGCCATTCTCGTCACGGGGCCCGAGCAGGCAAAACCAGGGGATTCTCAAGCCCGACATCACCGGCCCGGGAGTGAACATCATCGCCGCCGTCCCCATGCCCAACGGGCTCGCCCAGCCGCCCAACGAGATGGCGTACAAGTTCGACATCATGTCCGGCACGTCCATGTCCACGCCGCACATCAGCGGGGTCGCCGTGCTGATCAAGAAAGCGCACCCGACCTGGTCGCCGGCGGCCATCAAGTCGGCCATGATGACGACGACCGACACGAGGgacggccgccggatgccgatgCTGGACCAGGACGGGCTGCCGGCCAACTTGATTTCGATGGGCGCCGGCTACATCAACCCCACCAGAGCCATGAATCCCGGGCTCGTGTACAACCAAAGCGCCCATGACTACATCCCGTACCTGTGCGGGCTCGGCTACAACGACCACGAGGTGAGCTCGATCATCCACCCGGCGCCGCCGCTGTCGTGCAAGCAGCTGCCGGTGATCCACCAGAAGGACCTCAACTACCCGTCCATCACCGTCTACCTCGACAAGGAGCCGTACGTCGTGAACGTCAGCCGCGCCCTCACGAACGTCGACAACGACGTAGGGGTGTACGCCGCGTCCGTCGAGCTCCCGCCGTCGCTGTCGGCGAAGGTGACGCCGGACATACTCGGGTTTAGGGACGTGAACCAGGTGCAGACATTCACGGTGACCATCAGGACCAAGGACGGGCAGAAGATGAAGGAGCGCATCGCGGAAGGGCAGCTCAAGTGGGTCTCGCGCAAGCACGTCGTGCGTAGCCCCATCCTCGTATCTTCCAAGAAGTTCTTCAAAGAAAACTCGATGGCTAATAATGGCCAGCGCGTGGGTGATTCGTAG